CACTGTCTTTGCCCTGGATGGCAGAGAGCTTTCTTCTGTTCGTCGTGTCACCAGTCCGGTTAGTCTCACTGTTTCCGGCAATCATCATGAGACAgtctcattttatgtttttcagtctccctttacccccattgttttaggtcatccCTGGCTTATCCAACATAATCCTCACATTGATTGGGTTAAGGGGTCTATTCATTCATGGAGTTTAGCTTGTCATGTAAATTGTCTGGTTTCCGCTGTTTCTCCCGtgtcttctgttcctcttttccaggaggagcctgatgatttgtctggtgtcccggaggagtaccatgatctgcgggcggttttcagtcgttcccggGCGGTATCCTTACCGCCTCACCGTCCGTATGACTGCTCTATCGAGCTCCTTCCTGGCACCACGCCCCCTCGCGGTAGACTGTACTCTCTTTCGGCGCCCGAACGAGAGGCTCTGGAAGGATATCTTACAGAATCTCTCGATGCGGGGATCATTACTCCTTCTTCGTCTCCCGCCGGCGctgggtttttctttgtaaagaagaaggatggttctttgcgtCCTTGTATCGATTATCGAGGGCTGAACGACATAACAGTCAAGAACCGTTATCCTTTGCCTCTTATGTCGTCGGCTTTTGAGATCCTACAGGGCGCAAgggtttttacaaaattagacttgcgcaacgcctaccatttagtgcgtatcaaggagggagacgagtggaagaccgcgttcaacactcctgtcggtcactttgagtaccgggttctacctttcggtttggtcaacgctcccgctgtatttcaagcattagtaaacgatgtcttaagagacatgcttaacgttttcgtgttcgtttacttggatgacatcttaattttttcaccctctctccaggtacatgttcaacacgttcgCCGTGTCCTGCAGCGCTTATTAGAGAATCGCCTATtcgtcaaggctgagaaatgcgtttttcatgcccAATCGGTTACTTTTCTCGGTTCGGTCGTTTCAGCGgaggggattagtatggaccctgacaaggttcgaGCAGTTCTTGATTGGGCTGTTCCCGATTCTCGAGTCGCACtccagcgatttctggggtttgcGAATTTTTACCGGCGCTTTATTCGTAACTTTAGCCAGGTTGCCGCCCCTCTTACCGCTCTCACTTCGTCCAAGTCCAAATTTGCTTGGTCTGAGACTGCTCAGGATGCGTTTGACCGTCTTAAGATGCTTTTTACGTCTGCGCCCATCCTGATCACTCCTGATCCAGAACGTCAGTTTATTGTTGAGGTCGATGCCTCCGAAATTGGGATAGGAGCTGTCTTGTCGCAACGCTCCTCCCAGGATGACAAGGTTCATCCTTGCGCATTTTACTCCCACCGTCTTTCGCCCGCGGAGCGCAACTATGACGTGGGTAATCGAGAACTCTTGGCTATCCGTCTGGCGCTAGGTGAGTGGCGACACTGGCTTGAGGGAGCCAGTGTACCATTCATTGTTTGGACGGATCACCGCAACCTGGAGTACATTCGCTCTGCTAAACGTCTTAAcgctcgtcaggcccgctgggcattattttttgatcgctttgatttttccatttcatttagacCCGGTTCTAAGAACCTCAAGCCTGACGCCCTTTCTCGGCAGTTTGACTCATCAGAGGGTGCCTCGACCGATGAGAGGATTTTACCTCAGCACTGTGTGGTCGGGGCAGCCGTCTGGGGAGTGGAACAAGCGGTCAGGCGTGCTCTTTCTCACACTGCAAGACCGCCCCGCGCTCCTGAGGGAACTTTGTTTGTACCCGAGGCTGCTCGTTCGACGGTTCTTCGCTggggtcattcttctaaattagtcGCGCATCCCGGAGTTAGAGGTACTTTAGCGGCCATCCGCCAGAGATTTTGGTGGCCCACTCGTGAGCGCGATATTCGTCGTTTTGTTGCTTCTTGTTCTATCTGCGCTCAGACTAAGTCTAGTAATAATCCTCCGGCGGGTCTTCTCAGACCTCTTCCCGTTCCTTCGCGTCCCTGGTCGCATATTGCGTTGGATTTTGTTACCGGGCTTCCCCCTTCGTCTGGCAATACGGTCATTCTCACCGTCGTGGACCGTTTTTCTAAGGCTGCGCATTTTATTCCGCTCCCTAAATTACCGTCGGCTCAGGAGACCGCACAGATTATGGTGGATCACGTTTTCAAGATCCATGGTCTTCCTTCGGACATTGTGTCTGACAGAGGTCCGCAATTTACTTCTCTGttctggagggagttctgtcgccagataggggcttcccccagtctgtcgtcaggattccatccacagaccaatgggcaagccgagaggaccaatcagattcttggtcgcatgctgcgtagtcttacctctcagaatCCCGCGTCTTGGTGCGAGCAGTTACCATGGGCCGAATATGCTCATAATTCTCTCCCATCGTCCGCCACTGGGTTATCCCCGTTTGAGGGTTGCCTTGGCTTCCAACCGCCTGTTTTCTCCGCCCAGGAGTCTCAGGCCTCGGTTCCGTCCGTCGAGGCTTTTATTCAGAGATGTAAGCGTACCTGGAGGAGGGTGAGATCTGCCTTATGTCAGACTAGGGAACGTACTCGTCGTGCCGCTAATCGCCGCAGGGTGAGATCTCCCAGATATTTTTGCGGTCAGAGGGTGTGGTTATCCACCCGCAATTTGCCTATTCAGGAGACGTCTCGCAAGCTCATGCCTCGTTTTATTGGACCCTTTTCTATTGTTAAGGTCATCAGTCCAGTCGCTGTAAAGCTAAGACTGTCTGGTCAGATGCGCCGTGTTCATCCGGTTTTTCACGTGTCTTGCATTAAACCCGTTATTCGTGCGCCCGCACGTCCCTCCGTTCCCCCTCCTCCTATTGACGAGGGGGCCTCCATTTACAGAGTTCGAAGGCTACTCGACGTTCGtccccgggggcgtggtcaccagtttttggtggactgggaggggtatggtcctgaggagaggcggtggattccagcccgggatgtcctggaccgctcgctgatTGACGACTTCTACCGGTCCCGTCAGGCTCCTTCCTCGAGCGCCTAGTGGCGCTCGttgagggaggggtactgtcatgagtcaggtttttcttccgttttcgctctcgcacgctctcactcatttacacacacacacacacacacacacacacacaccttattagcttattatattactctttgtctgtcccgctgacctctctctcttcatgcacctgtttgtcattgcaatcagcgctcgcgctgatttgctatgacacctgtttctactttgccctaagtgttcaccctttatctggtgtttgctcgggtagattcttggttggattattgttacatgtcatgcgttttgtctgcagttacatcctgtctgtattgagaggtactcacctattcttgtcttgtctgcctggaacagtctagcccctaagtttttgctgtattctgctgctgttgctgctgattgtagaccaatgtggttctctcaccctgcctgagttatctactcctgagcttcgagtctgctacaagggagtcctgttctgttactcatcgagacaggagtctttccgtttgttcaagtttctatttaccagttctgtgtgctgaaaagacggactgcctttgttatatattttttcattaaagactgttattcctgttatctctgcttttggatctttcatttaccagcGTGACAATATAAGACTTTCTTTTATAgcatttcatttttgttatttaattgatACGCTTTCTTTGTTTAGTTAGGTCTTTCTATTACAGAATACATCAGGACAGTATGAGCCTGCAATTTTGTTCTTTAAACAATCCccaaattattacaaaataataatcattataattcgGGAATTAAAAAAGTCACACTATGTATGaataacattttaatcatttgtttttaaaatgattaatagaaAAAAATTGACATCTATTGCATACATTACCATAAATATGTAAACGAAAAGATTTTCCCGAATTTTCCGAAAaagattgttttgttttgtctttttgtgcAAGGCTTTATTGTCTGCGATTTTATGATTTACGTAAAAACTCGGAACAGGGAGGCAGTGTTTGGCTTTATCTCCCTCTCCACCTGCTCAAGTTTGTTGCATTTTTACCAGAGGAAATGGTTATGAATGAAAAGCCACATGCCTTCGCAATCAGCTTGCCTTATCAATCTTTCATTCACTGTAATTAAAAATTAGAGGAGTTTATGAATAGatgaatgagaaggtgtatcaatatttaagttgGTTTAAAGTCCCAGTTATGAACAAACATGCATCTCGAAACATCTTTGTCCCGATGGAATGTGTTAAGAATCTAAAAAACTGAATGAGAGCGAGGTAAACTAGCCAGGAGAGGTACAATAAAGCAACTCGaggtgaaaaatatatttaaaaaaaacagcttagAAGATCAGTCTCTTATTAGCTACTAACTTAGAAATATATAGCGCCCTACAAAGACAAACCTCACGAtgcattttatgaaaatttagtTTCCGGTCTTTTGATTTGTTCTATGACAGATGCAAATTTGTTCAGATTCAGAGAAATGGAGTCTGAAAATCAGTATCAAATCAATTACAAAACTCAATTCATTTTCCATTTCCTCAGTTCCAGAGTCAGCGTATTAACTGTGTTTTGCCTTTGTAGGCcattatatgtgcaatatttgtaATAGACAAAAAGCCAATCATCAAGTCAAGATTTGTCCATTTTCTGTATCACTGATATCATTTTATAGTTTTTGGtaatattttgaatacatttctgttattttacattttatttttagatttatttctgtatttctgtaatttcattttaattaaagttttagtaattttgttgtttttgtcattttattactttttaaaaatgtttatatagttattattacattttagtttatttagttttaattttaatacttcaatttaagctaaacagaaataaaattttgctttggcaactagctggaataaaataagtttaatttggtttaagaatttaatttaagtttttttttttttttatggttttgctTTAGTTGACACTAATAACCCTGGGTTGAGgttggaaaaatgtcaaaaaagacCAAAATCACAAATCCATCCAAAAAGGTCCGCGCCATTTTATCATGAGGTGAAAAGTCTTGAAATTATAACACATTTCTGCTCATCAAGCTGGAAACATTTAAGCATCATTCATGTCTGCAGCACAAGTCATTTAGAACAAACCCCTGACCCTAATCATGAGAAATAATAAGGTAAGAATCACAAAAAATTTGGTTATTGCTGAGCCATGATTCATAAAAGAGCCTAAtctctaccacacacacacacacacacacacacacacacacacaaaaccctaTGACCCTCACAGGCTCACCTGTCCAGGGTGCTCTTTCCAGCATCTGTCCAGCGAGCGCCAGTATCCTGATTTACTCTGACTGTAAGGCAGGAGATGGTCGTTAAGATGGCTGTGGACTCCTGACAATGGGCTTGGATATGACAGGATAACTCTGTGACCTTTGCCCAGCCCTTCATTAGGACCCTGGTGATTTCTGACCATGGGCTCGAGGGCAATGAACTACAGAACACTAATTACAGACACACAGTGACAAGCCTGGGACCACAATGGGCTTTTATGAGGGATCAGACAGACTGCCATTAAAACAGGGCAGGGCAGAGGACATGACTGGGCAGCTGTTCCTCAAACTCCACTCGGCTCAGATATAACATGATTCACAAATTCACACGCACAGCagctatatacatacatatactatatatatatatatatatatatatatatatatatattgttcagtAAGAAGTGACACCTCATTGTAAagcattataaaattatattaagaatATACTAAGCATTTATTTCCAATAAACAGTGCTCCTTTTGGGTTTATTTCCTTATTAGGCATGACTAAGAACAGAATGTAACTGGATGTGGTGGACGAACAAGTTCTAGTAAAACAAAATGTTCCCATTCTACTAATGGTAATGGAAAACATGGCTGATTTAGAAACTGAAGCgaacacaccctttaacaaaactaaaaaaaaaaaatgtaacctgATTAACAACACAGCAAATAACAGTTGAGTGAACATGTATGTTTGTATGAATCCAGCACTGTGTGTTCAGTTTTCACAAATTCTTCATGTGGCAGAGGGCAATTACTACAGCACCATCTCAGAGACGGGTAACTGGGCCATATTTACACAAGACCCTCCTCACAGACGGACGGACCACTGCTGAGACGACTGGGCGGCCAGAGGCTAAGTTACTGCAAATTACGACAGGCCACATGTCAAAGAAAACACACCATGCACACTCCATGGATATCTGATATTAACCCAACAGCCATATTAAAGATTATAGTATGTACACTGATGTATAAATAATTGCTTTTTTCCATGGGTGGAAGGGTGCCGGTGAAGCCCTGTCCATGTACCAGCCTCAACCTGGGTGGCTCAGACACTGAAAGTTATAAGTAGTAATGACATAAACATTAAGATTctcatatatacataaaaatgtatatgaaaatttATATTAGAGTTAATGTCATACACTACAGATGCAGTTGTAGAACTGTGAAATACAGTTTATGTGAGGTAAAGCAGGTGATAGTGAGAACTGTCACTTTAAGCTGAACAGTATTCAGTAGTCTGCATGAGGCTTAAAAAGGAAATATACACCTGGATTTCGTAACATGCCTAGCACGTAACAAAGTACGCCAGTAAGAAAGGTGACATGAGAGTACAAGGAAAGCTAAAAAAGGAAAGAAGCAAGCAGAGAGGAACTTGTTTCACTGGCAAgctgtcattttctctgtttggTCTGGGTTGTGCTGCCCAAACAAGTTTCTgtctagtaaaaaaaaacaaagatgacTTCTCTGTGTCGTAACTCTGGGCATCCCCTGCTGCCGGCATTGGTTATGTATACTTGTGGTGATCAGAAAAAGGATGCAGGATGCTTCAATCTGGTCATGacctttaatttaaataaaccccTCATCTGACCCTTTTGCACtttaaattatacaattttttttttttagaaattagaaATTCAAATAAATCTGACAACAAATATTGCAAAATACATCCGAAAGCCACATCTCAAGTCATTATACTGTCCATGAACATTATTGTGTATAATTCGTTTGGAAAACTGAAGCACAAATTGAGATGAaatcttgaaaataaatgtaaaaattaaaaatatatttaaaaatgtaattcagaaGTATATATTGCTTATTTATTCACTTTGAAAATCCTATTCATATGGTTGttcaaatatttcataattattgtatttatttattgtaatagcatcatctatttgttttaaatgcacaGTGAATATGTTTCACTAAACTAaagggattatatatatatatatatatatatatatatatatatatatatataaactaacttTTACTTTttgaagtttattttttaatttgcaaaGAAATAATAGCAACAAACATTAACATTAAGATTTAAACACTGATCTGATGCAATATTGAACATCATATATTTGGACAAAATAAATACAGTGTTAACTTAAACAGAATTATAAACTGTATTAATGTCCATAATTTGTATTGAGTGACGCTTCATGTCTTGTTTACGTGCTCGAGCACTTGATCTGTCGCAACAAAGCGAAATGCGCCAGAGACCACCAACAAGTCCTGGTTGTCAATAAAAACGATCTCATCTTTGTTTTACAGCTGTACTATCGCTCAGATTGCTTTATTTATTCATGGTTTTCCTGCATCAAAAAATGTAGAATCAGAGATACTTTTACATAGGTTTGCGGCAATAATTAGAGATATAAACGTACACACACATATCCATAGCACAATCAAAtgcaaataaaagtataattacaTATTTGCATAGGTTTAAAACTCAAGGAAACCAAGAGAAAATATCCCAAAGTAAAggtcataattataatgtcacTTAGTGATTGTCACGTTGAATTCGATCAGTTTGCGGTTGTGGTTTCAACAGTGACGTTTAACACGAGAGTATGTCCTTTAGAGAGGATCTCTAGAGACTGTCACGGAGACCTTGTGGCACGCGGTCACTCCACAATAAGACACGCCCCTTTTCGAAACCATTGGCTGACGCTGACGGGGCAAATGCACTTTGCCATAAAACACCCTGTACCTTGGCgccacaaaatgttttttaaacctatTTGACTCCCATTTATATCAGAACTCGTCCCGAGAATCCTGACAGTTTACATGTTATTAGTTGTCTTTTAAAAATTGCCCAACTCTTTATACACTTGCTACCGCTTTTTCTCAAACTTAACATCGCGACGTCTATTAAAGTGAAAGTTGGAGTTGTAGCACGTTGTACAGAACTCGGCTTCTTTATATCCCTCCACGGTCTAAAACAGCTAAGCGGGTAACCAGATATTCAAAAACAATACGTAATCCCACAATGCACCGCTTTGCAGCATTACCTCATCCCATCAGCCACCGCGAATCTTCAAGAAGAATCTTCTGGGTGGGCGTCTCTAGGCAACGCGCCTTATCTGAAATTGTGGAACGCCCAGTAAATCGCCTCCAGCCAATGAGAAACGGCGCGCATGACATCATCGCTATTTTTAGTGGGGCAGCGGTAGCAGATAAGGTTTGGGTCCACgctggaggagctcagagtaTACAGATCTCGCCACAGTGAAACATCTAGACAACACAActcaaactgaaataaacaagACAACTGTTCGGCTCTGCGCTGTGTGTCCTCTGACATCTGTGGAAGAGCGTTCTGTCCGCGTGAAGAAGAGCTCGGGACGCGGTGCGAGAACTTTTACGCAGTAAGTTTCTCGCGAGACGGGGAGTATATGAACTTTGCGCTTCTTCTCGCTTTTGTCTCTGAGAGCGCAACGCTTGTTTCTGAACACGGACACTTGCTTTAGTGCTTGAGTTGAAAGACTACTTTAGAACTAAAAAGTTTCGTTTTCTCTTCTATGTCTACCAAGATGGAAACTACTTTCTACGATGACTCTCTAAACAGCGCTTTCTCTCAGCATGACAGCGCTGCTTTTGGATACAACCACAAGACTCTGAAACACAACATGACGCTGAATCTGATCGAGCCCTCCGGCAACATTAAGCCCCACCTGAGGGCCAAAGCTAACGACATCCTCACCTCCCCGGACGTGGGGCTGCTCAAACTGGCTTCGCCGGAGCTGGAGCGGCTCATCATCCAGTCCAGCAACGGCCTGGTCACTACAACGCCGACCCCGACCCAGTTTCTGTGTCCCAAGAACGTGACGGACGAACAGGAGGGCTTCGCGGAGGGCTTCGTGAGGGCACTGGCCGAGCTGCATCACCAGCACATGCCCAACGTCACGTCGGCTCCCCAAACAACCATCAGCAACAGCATTGCACCCGTGTCTTCCCTGGCAGGCGGCGCGGTGTACAGTTCCTCCATGCGCTCCGACCCGCCCGTGTACGCGGACCTGAACACTTTCAACCCCGCCATCAGCACCGCCAACCCCGCGATGAACTACACGAGCGCCCCGCCGCAGCACACCGTGAACACGCA
The genomic region above belongs to Carassius carassius chromosome 18, fCarCar2.1, whole genome shotgun sequence and contains:
- the LOC132092650 gene encoding transcription factor Jun-like is translated as METTFYDDSLNSAFSQHDSAAFGYNHKTLKHNMTLNLIEPSGNIKPHLRAKANDILTSPDVGLLKLASPELERLIIQSSNGLVTTTPTPTQFLCPKNVTDEQEGFAEGFVRALAELHHQHMPNVTSAPQTTISNSIAPVSSLAGGAVYSSSMRSDPPVYADLNTFNPAISTANPAMNYTSAPPQHTVNTQLPVQHPRLQALKEEPQTVPEMPGETPPLSPIDMENQERIKAERKRMRNRIAASKCRKRKLERISRLEDKVKTLKSQNSELATTANMLREQVAQLKQKVMNHVNSGCQLMLTQQLQTF